A DNA window from Comamonas fluminis contains the following coding sequences:
- the fba gene encoding class II fructose-bisphosphate aldolase (catalyzes the reversible aldol condensation of dihydroxyacetonephosphate and glyceraldehyde 3-phosphate in the Calvin cycle, glycolysis, and/or gluconeogenesis) — translation MPLISMREMLDHAAENGYGIPAFNVNNLEQVQAVMSAADEVGAPVILQASAGARKYAGEPFIKHLIQAAAEQYPHIPLVMHQDHGTTPDICQGALNLGFGSVMMDGSLMSDGKTPSSFDYNVDVTQQVVAMAHKIGATVEGELGCLGNLETGEAGEEDGIGAEGKLDHSQMLTDPEEAAVFVKATQLDALAIAIGTSHGAYKFSRKPTGDILAISRVKEIHARIPNTHLVMHGSSSVPQELLAIINQYGGKMKETYGVPVEEIQEAIKFGVRKINIDTDIRLAMTGAVRKFMAENPDKFDAREWLKPAREAAKLVCKARYIEFGCEGQGGKIKGYSLDQMAKKYSAGDLAQLVK, via the coding sequence ATGCCTTTGATCTCGATGCGCGAAATGCTGGACCATGCTGCTGAAAACGGCTATGGCATCCCCGCCTTCAACGTGAACAACCTGGAACAGGTGCAGGCCGTGATGTCGGCAGCTGACGAAGTCGGCGCACCCGTGATCCTGCAGGCCAGCGCTGGCGCCCGCAAGTACGCCGGTGAGCCCTTCATCAAGCACCTGATTCAAGCCGCTGCCGAGCAGTACCCCCACATCCCTCTGGTGATGCACCAGGATCACGGTACGACCCCCGATATCTGCCAGGGCGCACTGAACCTGGGCTTTGGCTCGGTGATGATGGACGGCTCGCTGATGAGCGACGGCAAGACCCCTTCGTCCTTCGACTACAACGTGGACGTGACCCAGCAAGTGGTGGCCATGGCCCACAAGATTGGTGCCACCGTCGAAGGCGAACTGGGCTGCTTGGGCAATCTGGAAACTGGCGAAGCCGGTGAAGAAGACGGCATTGGCGCTGAAGGCAAGCTGGACCACAGCCAGATGCTGACCGACCCCGAAGAAGCTGCCGTGTTCGTGAAGGCCACCCAGCTGGATGCTCTGGCCATCGCCATTGGTACCAGCCACGGCGCCTACAAGTTCAGCCGCAAGCCTACAGGCGACATTCTGGCGATCAGCCGCGTCAAGGAAATCCACGCCCGCATCCCCAACACCCACCTGGTGATGCACGGCTCTTCTTCCGTGCCCCAGGAACTGCTGGCCATCATCAACCAGTACGGCGGCAAGATGAAGGAAACCTACGGCGTGCCCGTGGAAGAAATCCAGGAAGCCATCAAGTTCGGCGTGCGCAAGATCAACATCGACACCGACATCCGCCTGGCAATGACGGGCGCCGTGCGCAAGTTCATGGCCGAGAACCCCGACAAGTTCGATGCCCGCGAATGGCTCAAGCCTGCCCGCGAAGCCGCCAAGCTGGTCTGCAAGGCTCGCTACATCGAGTTCGGCTGCGAAGGCCAGGGGGGCAAGATCAAGGGCTACAGCCTGGATCAAATGGCCAAGAAGTACTCCGCTGGCGATCTGGCCCAGCTGGTCAAGTAA
- a CDS encoding histidine kinase dimerization/phospho-acceptor domain-containing protein yields MAPKTQGRSSLQLTLLAWMLAALAVVWASFVIWGYQTGVHEADELTDGHLASVATLALNWHVQDDVPVRESTPVKPPAGLHAHDYQESLSVVLWNENGAVVSRTGQAPLPDFGIEQGFATIGSKPKESWRSYTQWSADKKAKVVVMISLAERDSLANDIAMQMIEPGFWLLPIIVVTLGVAMRRGLRPLNQLTQRVQGLNLNQDQRVSDEAVPRELAPMVIAINTLLDRQQEALVRERNLANEVAHELRTPLASIVLQARALESTRSGEGADPVMHAALQRIGKDAMHAGHVLDQLLTLARAGRGMQDAPLKMVNWADIARDVAAAQAQQAWQREDVIAVEAPQALTVRGNALLLDSALRNLVENAVRHTPCGTQIEVQAGLDAQQQMAWIQVCDDGRRDAAPEHQPPVDSLHLGHEIVDRVMRAHGGRFIQTDAPQGFTTCYRMEMPSAG; encoded by the coding sequence TTGGCACCCAAGACGCAGGGACGCAGCTCGCTGCAGCTGACGCTGCTGGCATGGATGCTGGCGGCGCTGGCCGTGGTCTGGGCCAGCTTTGTCATCTGGGGCTATCAGACGGGTGTGCATGAGGCCGACGAGCTGACCGACGGGCACCTAGCCAGTGTGGCCACGCTGGCCCTGAACTGGCATGTGCAAGACGATGTTCCTGTGCGGGAGAGCACACCCGTCAAGCCGCCTGCGGGGCTGCATGCCCATGACTATCAGGAGTCGCTCAGTGTGGTGCTCTGGAACGAAAACGGCGCCGTCGTTTCGCGCACAGGTCAGGCGCCCTTGCCCGATTTCGGTATCGAGCAGGGCTTTGCCACGATTGGCAGCAAGCCCAAGGAATCCTGGCGCAGTTACACGCAGTGGAGTGCGGATAAAAAAGCCAAGGTCGTCGTCATGATTTCGCTGGCCGAGCGCGACAGCCTGGCCAATGACATCGCGATGCAGATGATTGAGCCGGGCTTTTGGCTGCTGCCCATCATCGTGGTGACGCTGGGCGTGGCCATGCGCCGGGGGCTGAGGCCTCTGAATCAGCTCACGCAGCGCGTGCAGGGGCTGAACCTGAATCAGGACCAGCGGGTCTCTGATGAGGCTGTGCCGCGTGAGCTGGCCCCCATGGTCATCGCCATCAACACCTTGCTGGACCGGCAGCAGGAGGCACTGGTGCGTGAACGCAATCTGGCCAATGAGGTGGCCCATGAGCTGCGCACGCCGCTGGCCTCCATCGTGCTGCAGGCCCGGGCGCTGGAATCAACGCGCTCGGGGGAAGGCGCTGACCCTGTCATGCATGCCGCCCTGCAGCGCATTGGCAAGGACGCCATGCATGCAGGACATGTGCTCGATCAGTTGCTGACGCTGGCGAGAGCCGGGCGCGGCATGCAGGATGCGCCGCTGAAGATGGTGAACTGGGCCGACATTGCCCGCGATGTGGCCGCAGCCCAGGCCCAGCAGGCCTGGCAGCGCGAAGACGTGATTGCGGTGGAGGCGCCGCAAGCCCTGACGGTTCGTGGCAATGCACTGCTGCTGGATTCCGCTCTGCGCAACCTGGTGGAAAACGCTGTGCGCCACACCCCTTGCGGCACGCAGATCGAAGTGCAGGCCGGGCTGGATGCGCAGCAGCAGATGGCCTGGATACAGGTCTGCGACGATGGCCGCCGCGATGCGGCGCCTGAGCACCAGCCCCCGGTGGACAGCCTGCACCTGGGCCATGAAATCGTGGACCGCGTCATGCGCGCCCATGGCGGGCGTTTCATCCAGACTGATGCGCCGCAAGGCTTCACCACCTGCTACCGCATGGAAATGCCATCAGCCGGTTAA
- a CDS encoding response regulator transcription factor, whose amino-acid sequence MRILVVEDNEGIAAGLRTNLMQRGYAVDMCASVAQAWHALSSERFDAVLLDLGLPDGDGSEIVRRLRAQTARPGVPQLPDPTTPVLILTARDQVQDRVAGLNLGADDYLVKPFDMDELEARLRAMMRRAAGQASPVIRHGDLEIDPASRTLKQAGRKVEVSPREFAVLWALLQVRGRVLSRAQIEEHLYSWGEAVESNAVEVYVHHLRKKLGPQVIVTMRGVGYFMPQEQE is encoded by the coding sequence ATGCGAATTCTGGTCGTCGAGGACAACGAAGGTATTGCGGCGGGCCTGCGTACCAATCTCATGCAGCGTGGCTATGCCGTGGACATGTGTGCCAGCGTGGCACAGGCCTGGCATGCGCTGAGCAGCGAGCGCTTTGATGCCGTGCTGCTGGATCTGGGCTTGCCGGATGGTGATGGCAGCGAGATTGTGCGCCGCCTGCGTGCGCAAACGGCCCGCCCCGGCGTGCCGCAGCTGCCAGACCCGACCACGCCGGTGCTGATTCTTACCGCGCGAGACCAGGTTCAGGACCGGGTGGCGGGCCTGAATCTGGGGGCGGATGACTATCTCGTCAAACCCTTTGACATGGATGAGCTGGAAGCAAGGCTGCGCGCCATGATGCGCCGCGCTGCAGGGCAGGCATCGCCGGTGATTCGCCATGGCGATCTGGAGATAGACCCCGCATCCCGAACGCTGAAGCAGGCTGGGCGCAAGGTGGAAGTGTCCCCGCGTGAATTTGCCGTGCTGTGGGCCTTGCTGCAGGTGCGGGGCCGCGTGCTGTCGCGCGCGCAGATTGAGGAGCACCTCTACAGCTGGGGCGAAGCCGTGGAGAGCAATGCGGTGGAGGTCTATGTTCACCATCTGCGCAAAAAGCTGGGTCCTCAGGTCATTGTGACCATGCGTGGCGTGGGCTACTTCATGCCGCAGGAGCAGGAGTGA
- a CDS encoding phosphatase PAP2 family protein, whose product MFSFDPLLFALFNADAQTPWYSIQLARILSQWVPNLSAVLVLGTLVFGSPALRRNMLMLLLSMALAWLMVRLIRWGFPTQRPYQMELGTLWVHHGGRSSFPSQHASGAFALAMAISLGVTRHRKWLVVLAWGAAIAMAWSRVHLGVHFVSDVLAGALLGMLSACLIWRATLQLRRRRHLRVLPRIRQLRLRWSGG is encoded by the coding sequence ATGTTCTCTTTCGACCCCCTGTTGTTTGCGCTGTTCAATGCCGACGCCCAGACGCCCTGGTACAGCATCCAGCTGGCGCGCATCCTCTCGCAATGGGTGCCCAACCTCAGTGCCGTACTGGTACTTGGCACCCTGGTCTTCGGCTCCCCCGCCCTGCGCCGCAATATGCTGATGCTGCTGCTTTCCATGGCGCTGGCCTGGCTGATGGTCAGACTCATTCGCTGGGGCTTTCCCACGCAGCGCCCCTATCAGATGGAGCTGGGCACGCTCTGGGTGCATCACGGCGGGCGCTCCAGCTTTCCCAGCCAGCACGCCAGCGGTGCCTTTGCGCTGGCAATGGCCATCAGTCTGGGTGTCACCCGCCATCGCAAATGGCTGGTCGTTCTGGCCTGGGGCGCGGCCATTGCCATGGCCTGGAGCCGGGTCCACCTGGGCGTGCACTTTGTGTCCGACGTGCTGGCGGGTGCCCTGCTCGGCATGCTCAGCGCCTGCCTGATCTGGCGTGCCACCCTCCAGCTGCGACGACGCCGTCATCTGCGCGTGCTGCCCAGAATCCGGCAGCTGCGCCTGCGCTGGTCCGGCGGGTAA
- a CDS encoding phosphatase PAP2 family protein codes for MRSSAALAPTTHEATPLKVLSWTLVSLACVLAWDLSGLDMPMAHWFGNSQGFALKNDWFMVNIAHEGARKLAWVIVLGLSLMIWWPQGLLRKVPYSRRVQLVVGALLSLIVMALMKRVSATSCPWDISDFGGVGHYVSHWAWGVTDGGGGHCFPAGHASAGFAFISGYFALRHSLPRTARVWLATALLAGFALGLAQQMRGAHFMSHTLWTGWLCWACGWICDLVVTRQQAQRDLGDAALAQD; via the coding sequence ATGCGTTCCTCTGCCGCCCTTGCCCCCACCACCCACGAAGCCACACCACTCAAGGTCCTGAGCTGGACGCTTGTTTCCCTGGCCTGCGTGCTGGCCTGGGACCTGAGCGGGCTGGACATGCCCATGGCCCACTGGTTTGGCAACAGCCAGGGCTTTGCGCTGAAAAATGACTGGTTCATGGTCAATATTGCCCACGAAGGTGCGCGCAAGCTGGCCTGGGTCATTGTTCTTGGCCTGAGTCTGATGATCTGGTGGCCGCAGGGCCTGTTGCGCAAAGTGCCTTATTCACGCCGCGTTCAGCTCGTCGTGGGCGCCTTGCTTTCGCTGATCGTCATGGCGCTCATGAAGCGCGTCAGCGCCACCAGCTGCCCCTGGGACATCAGTGATTTCGGCGGTGTCGGCCACTATGTCTCTCACTGGGCCTGGGGCGTGACGGACGGTGGCGGCGGGCACTGCTTTCCGGCTGGCCATGCCTCGGCAGGCTTTGCCTTCATCAGCGGCTATTTTGCGCTGCGCCACTCCCTGCCGCGCACCGCCCGGGTCTGGCTGGCAACGGCCTTGCTCGCAGGCTTTGCACTGGGGCTGGCGCAACAGATGCGAGGCGCCCACTTTATGAGTCACACGCTGTGGACAGGCTGGCTGTGCTGGGCCTGCGGCTGGATCTGTGACCTGGTCGTCACCCGCCAGCAGGCCCAGCGCGACCTGGGCGACGCCGCACTCGCGCAGGACTGA
- a CDS encoding phosphatase PAP2 family protein: MLPFDPPVFHFLNANAQSPLWWIQASRFASNWLPTLCALPVIAAMLALGKGWRRSLQLALLSMAVAWIACRLIRWGIPMPRPAQLGMGHQWIQHGSSASFPSMHAAGAFALAMGVNLGVGRHQRWLLICSWTLAIGVALSRVVLGVHFPSDILAGMLTGAVSAALVWRSTLHIKQAQRRKRLKQRLQPQTS; this comes from the coding sequence ATGCTGCCCTTCGACCCACCCGTCTTTCATTTTCTGAATGCCAATGCCCAGAGCCCGCTGTGGTGGATACAGGCATCGCGCTTTGCCTCCAACTGGCTTCCCACCCTGTGCGCCCTGCCCGTCATTGCGGCCATGCTGGCACTGGGCAAGGGCTGGCGACGCAGCCTGCAACTGGCTCTGCTGTCCATGGCTGTTGCGTGGATTGCCTGCCGCCTGATTCGCTGGGGCATCCCCATGCCCCGGCCCGCCCAGCTGGGCATGGGTCATCAGTGGATACAGCACGGCTCCAGCGCCAGCTTTCCCAGCATGCATGCGGCGGGCGCATTTGCTCTGGCCATGGGTGTCAATCTGGGCGTAGGCCGGCACCAGCGCTGGCTGCTCATCTGCAGCTGGACCCTGGCCATCGGCGTCGCCCTCAGCCGCGTCGTGCTGGGCGTGCACTTTCCGTCCGACATACTGGCCGGCATGCTGACTGGCGCCGTCAGCGCCGCCCTGGTCTGGCGCAGCACCCTGCACATCAAACAAGCCCAGCGCCGCAAACGCCTGAAACAGCGCCTGCAACCCCAGACCAGCTAA
- the pyk gene encoding pyruvate kinase has product MQVSRATKIVATLGPASSDPQLLEQMVREGVNVVRLNFSHGKAQDHIDRATMVREAAQRAGREVAIMADLQGPKIRVGKFAEGKVMLEPGERFVLDASRTELGDINGVGLDYKELPRDVKAGDVLLLNDGLIVLTVDAVRGEEVHTVVKLGGELSNNKGINKQGGGLTAPALTAKDMEDIKTAMSFQADYVAVSFPKNATDMEMARQLCNVAAAQYNHKPGLIAKIERAEAIPRLEEILKVSDGIMVARGDLAVEVGNAAVPALQKKMITMARDMDKVVITATQMMESMITNPVPTRAEVSDVANAVLDGTDAVMLSAETAAGKYPLETVREMAAICAAAEAAEDRVKDADFSNSQFKRTDQAIAIGALFTAHHLGAKAIVALTDSGSTALWMSRHRIHIPIYALTPKLATQRKMALYRNVRPLLMDTSAERDMALDQAKGHLLARGIVQSGDVYAITCGEPMGQPGGTNMLKICRVE; this is encoded by the coding sequence ATGCAAGTGAGTCGTGCAACCAAGATCGTCGCCACATTGGGCCCCGCTTCCAGCGATCCGCAACTGCTTGAGCAAATGGTGCGCGAAGGCGTGAACGTCGTGCGCCTGAACTTCAGCCACGGCAAGGCGCAGGATCACATCGACCGCGCCACCATGGTGCGTGAAGCGGCACAGCGTGCGGGCCGTGAAGTGGCCATCATGGCCGACCTGCAGGGCCCCAAGATTCGCGTGGGCAAGTTTGCAGAAGGCAAGGTCATGCTGGAGCCGGGCGAACGCTTTGTGCTGGATGCATCACGCACCGAGCTGGGCGACATCAACGGCGTGGGCCTCGATTACAAGGAACTGCCCCGCGACGTGAAGGCAGGCGATGTGCTGCTGCTCAACGACGGCCTGATCGTGCTCACGGTGGATGCCGTGCGCGGCGAAGAAGTGCACACCGTCGTCAAGCTCGGTGGTGAACTGTCCAACAACAAGGGCATCAACAAGCAAGGTGGTGGCCTGACGGCCCCTGCGCTGACCGCCAAGGACATGGAAGACATCAAGACTGCCATGTCCTTCCAGGCCGACTATGTGGCCGTGAGCTTCCCCAAGAACGCCACCGACATGGAAATGGCCCGCCAGCTGTGCAATGTGGCCGCTGCCCAGTACAACCACAAGCCTGGCCTGATTGCCAAGATCGAGCGTGCTGAAGCCATTCCACGTCTGGAGGAAATCCTCAAGGTTTCCGACGGCATCATGGTGGCCCGTGGCGATCTGGCCGTGGAAGTGGGCAATGCAGCCGTGCCTGCGCTGCAGAAAAAAATGATCACCATGGCGCGTGATATGGACAAGGTGGTCATCACTGCGACCCAGATGATGGAGTCCATGATTACCAACCCCGTGCCGACCCGCGCCGAAGTCAGCGACGTGGCCAACGCCGTGCTGGATGGCACGGACGCCGTGATGCTGAGCGCCGAAACTGCAGCCGGCAAGTACCCGCTGGAAACCGTGCGCGAGATGGCCGCCATCTGCGCTGCCGCCGAAGCGGCTGAAGACCGCGTCAAGGATGCCGACTTCAGCAACAGCCAGTTCAAGCGTACCGACCAGGCCATCGCTATTGGCGCGCTGTTCACGGCGCACCACCTGGGTGCCAAGGCCATCGTGGCGCTGACGGATTCCGGCTCGACCGCGCTGTGGATGAGCCGCCACCGCATTCACATCCCTATCTATGCCCTGACGCCCAAGCTGGCCACGCAGCGCAAGATGGCGCTGTACCGCAACGTGCGCCCTCTGCTGATGGATACCAGCGCCGAGCGCGACATGGCGCTGGACCAGGCCAAGGGCCATTTGCTGGCACGCGGCATCGTGCAGTCCGGCGATGTGTACGCCATCACCTGCGGCGAGCCCATGGGCCAGCCCGGTGGGACGAATATGCTCAAGATTTGTCGGGTGGAGTGA
- a CDS encoding abortive infection protein has product MRPSFAQNAVHRPPQESRSWRLGLMLWLLGMPGVFSLALSMQTNWLIQLEDMFSMPVERWSVALCLSMLLALAVLSGVTLGPRVGLGAPLFTIALQGRSPWRGIRFLSLPGLAGGIIGAAWLVTLVMFWPESLSVVDPIYSLPLLPKLLYGAITSELLLRYGVLTLVMWSVWRLFGQARRRPSERLGWLAVLISALLVGLVPVLLSWLLQAPLPSVMLLLCEVVYGLLAGVLFWRYGLESAILAHLVAYLLSHGLV; this is encoded by the coding sequence ATGCGCCCATCGTTTGCCCAGAATGCGGTTCACCGCCCTCCTCAGGAAAGCCGTAGCTGGCGGCTGGGGCTGATGCTGTGGCTGCTGGGCATGCCGGGCGTGTTTTCGCTGGCGCTTTCCATGCAGACGAATTGGCTGATCCAGCTGGAGGATATGTTCTCCATGCCGGTGGAGCGCTGGTCTGTGGCTCTGTGCCTGAGCATGCTGCTGGCGCTGGCTGTCCTGTCTGGTGTGACGCTGGGGCCGCGTGTAGGGCTGGGGGCGCCGCTGTTCACCATTGCGCTGCAGGGGCGCTCGCCCTGGCGCGGAATTCGTTTTCTGAGCCTGCCGGGGCTGGCGGGCGGCATCATCGGTGCGGCCTGGCTGGTGACCCTGGTCATGTTCTGGCCCGAGAGCCTTTCGGTGGTGGACCCGATCTACAGCCTGCCGCTGCTGCCCAAGCTGCTGTATGGCGCCATCACCAGCGAGTTACTGCTGCGCTACGGCGTGCTGACGCTGGTGATGTGGTCCGTCTGGCGGCTGTTCGGGCAGGCGCGGCGCCGCCCCAGTGAGCGGCTGGGCTGGCTGGCTGTGCTCATCTCAGCCCTGCTGGTGGGGCTGGTTCCCGTGCTTCTGTCCTGGTTGCTGCAGGCGCCACTGCCTAGCGTGATGCTGCTGCTGTGCGAGGTGGTTTACGGGCTGCTGGCGGGGGTGCTGTTCTGGCGCTATGGCCTGGAGTCCGCCATTCTGGCCCATCTGGTGGCCTATTTGCTGTCACACGGTCTGGTGTGA
- a CDS encoding aminopeptidase P N-terminal domain-containing protein, with product MTSVYAQRRARLAAQLGDGGVAIIPTAPELHRNRDTEYLYRHDSYFYYLTGFSEPNACLVLTSDGRSTLFCQPKDIDREVWTGIRLGPDAALNKLGVDKAYSSDEINTRLPRLLENRERVWFPFATHKGLAEQVEGWLGQVRARSRFGVLCPTQQGDACALLDEMRLVKDAHEQDIMRRAAQISAQAHIRAMQRSASMIRQGQEVREYHLDAELLHEFRQHGSQYVAYGSIVAAGANACVLHYQADKALVRPGELVLIDAGCELDGYASDITRTFPADGKFTGPQRALHDLVLASQDAAVAVTKAGNRFNDPHDATVAVLAQGMLDLGLLDRTKYGTAQDVIESRAYFQFYMHRTGHWLGMDVHDCGSYVEPSELGVVSERKDPISGETIANRPSRILQPGMVTTIEPGIYVRPAPGVPEQFHNIGIRIEDDAIVTATGCELITRGVPVKADEIEALMRG from the coding sequence ATGACTTCTGTTTACGCCCAACGCCGCGCACGCTTGGCCGCCCAGTTGGGCGACGGTGGCGTCGCCATCATCCCCACGGCCCCCGAGCTGCACCGCAACCGCGATACCGAGTATCTGTATCGCCACGACAGCTATTTCTATTACCTCACGGGCTTCAGCGAACCCAACGCCTGCCTGGTGCTGACCAGCGACGGCCGCAGCACGCTGTTCTGCCAGCCCAAGGACATTGACCGCGAGGTCTGGACCGGCATCCGCCTGGGCCCGGACGCTGCGCTGAACAAGCTGGGCGTGGACAAGGCCTATTCCAGTGATGAAATCAACACCCGCCTGCCGCGTTTGCTGGAAAACCGCGAGCGCGTCTGGTTCCCCTTCGCTACGCACAAGGGGCTGGCGGAGCAGGTGGAAGGCTGGCTGGGCCAGGTGCGTGCCCGTTCGCGCTTTGGCGTGCTGTGCCCCACACAGCAGGGCGATGCCTGCGCGCTGCTTGATGAGATGCGACTGGTCAAGGACGCGCACGAGCAGGACATCATGCGCCGCGCCGCGCAGATCAGCGCCCAGGCCCATATTCGCGCCATGCAGCGTTCTGCCAGCATGATTCGCCAGGGGCAGGAAGTGCGTGAATACCATCTGGATGCAGAGCTGCTGCACGAGTTCCGCCAGCATGGCTCGCAATATGTGGCTTACGGCTCCATCGTGGCGGCGGGCGCCAATGCCTGCGTGCTGCACTATCAGGCCGACAAGGCGCTGGTGCGCCCCGGCGAGCTGGTGCTGATTGATGCAGGCTGTGAGCTCGATGGCTATGCCAGTGACATCACGCGTACCTTCCCGGCCGACGGCAAGTTCACTGGCCCGCAGCGTGCGCTGCATGACCTGGTGCTGGCCAGTCAGGATGCAGCCGTGGCCGTTACCAAGGCAGGCAACCGCTTCAATGACCCGCACGATGCCACGGTGGCCGTGCTGGCGCAGGGCATGCTGGACCTGGGCCTGCTGGACAGGACCAAATACGGCACGGCGCAGGACGTGATTGAGTCGCGTGCCTACTTCCAGTTCTATATGCACCGCACCGGCCACTGGCTGGGCATGGATGTGCATGACTGCGGCAGCTATGTGGAGCCGAGCGAGCTGGGCGTGGTCAGTGAACGCAAGGATCCGATTTCGGGCGAAACCATTGCCAACCGCCCCAGCCGCATTCTGCAGCCCGGCATGGTGACGACCATTGAGCCCGGCATCTATGTGCGCCCCGCGCCGGGCGTGCCAGAGCAGTTCCACAACATCGGCATTCGTATCGAAGACGATGCCATCGTCACCGCTACAGGCTGTGAACTCATCACCCGCGGCGTGCCCGTGAAGGCCGATGAGATCGAAGCCCTGATGCGCGGCTGA
- a CDS encoding sulfite exporter TauE/SafE family protein: MQIVFLMALVALASFCQNLTGFAFGLIFVGVAGATQLMPIADAANVACLLSIINGVSYMRAYRFQANWTMLKPMLISSVLGVIGGVLMLHWLSGNALSGLRMLLGVVIVLCALLLLTQKKALDKPSGPGALWFAGLSSGLLGGLFATPGPPMVYHLYRQPMDRMLVRHCLFAMFITCALLRAVMVAAQGQLNWAVLGWTAIAFPVVTGVTWWSARHPPALPRRLVEWLVCSLLILSGLSLLWSGFKAGQPEPVVPDDAMASLFSATSAKAAIADIPYRPTVCCGSTGSTIGG; the protein is encoded by the coding sequence ATGCAAATCGTTTTCTTGATGGCACTGGTCGCCTTGGCCAGCTTTTGCCAGAACCTCACAGGCTTTGCGTTTGGCCTGATCTTTGTGGGCGTCGCAGGCGCCACGCAGCTGATGCCTATCGCCGATGCGGCCAATGTGGCCTGCCTGCTGTCCATCATCAATGGCGTCAGCTATATGCGGGCCTACCGTTTTCAGGCGAACTGGACGATGCTCAAGCCCATGCTCATCAGCAGCGTGCTGGGGGTGATCGGCGGCGTGCTGATGCTGCACTGGCTCAGCGGCAATGCGCTGAGCGGCTTGCGCATGCTGCTGGGCGTGGTGATTGTGCTTTGCGCGCTTTTGCTGCTGACGCAGAAGAAGGCGCTGGACAAACCCTCAGGCCCGGGCGCCCTGTGGTTTGCGGGCTTGTCTTCAGGGCTGCTGGGCGGCTTGTTTGCCACGCCTGGCCCGCCCATGGTCTATCACCTCTACCGCCAGCCCATGGATCGCATGCTGGTGCGCCATTGTCTGTTTGCCATGTTTATCACCTGTGCACTGTTGCGGGCAGTGATGGTGGCGGCGCAGGGGCAACTGAACTGGGCTGTGCTGGGGTGGACGGCGATTGCCTTCCCGGTAGTCACCGGTGTGACATGGTGGAGCGCCCGACACCCGCCAGCCCTGCCCAGAAGACTGGTGGAGTGGCTGGTCTGCAGTTTGCTGATTCTCTCGGGGCTGAGCCTGCTGTGGTCAGGCTTCAAGGCGGGCCAGCCCGAGCCTGTGGTGCCTGATGATGCGATGGCGTCTCTGTTCAGTGCGACGTCAGCGAAGGCCGCGATAGCTGACATACCTTATCGGCCCACAGTGTGCTGTGGCTCAACCGGCAGTACGATAGGCGGATGA